Genomic window (Acropora muricata isolate sample 2 chromosome 11, ASM3666990v1, whole genome shotgun sequence):
CCAAATGCCGCAATAATTACAAGTGGTTCTGGAGAACTCTGAAAGACTGTGGGCTGTGGGAAAACCCCACCTACCTTGCGAGGAAACAAGACCTCGGGTGTATGATTGATGACGTTAGGGAAGTTATGCCGCACTGCGTTATAAAGGACGTTCGCAATCGATGGCCAAATCCTCCTCATGTACCTTACCAAGGCCATCGGCGTTCGTAAGGAGCAATCTAGCCTCCAAACTTTTTTCATATATGAAACAAAACACATCGCATTCTAACAATGTAGTGCTTCCCTGACTACACTAACCCGGACGATTGTATTTCACTAAATTatgatttcttgttttgtttccagtttctctgcCTCCTTTACAACTGGAGATTCTCCAAGGTTCGAACCATGTACACTAAGAAATTTTACAATCTTTTTTGATGTTCTTTTGTGtgtaacaaaatgaaatatatGGATTTAGCCTGCAGTCCGTTTTTAATATAAAGCACGGCTGTTAGAACACATCTTCTATTGCATGTTATAACACTCTCCCTGGAATCTGTACAAATGAATACAACTGATCATTTAGCAGAAACTTCTCAATTTACTGGTACAGCACCTTAGTGGCTATGCAAAATGAAATCCTGTCATCTTCTATAGCTATCTTCTTTTCCCAAGAGGCCATGTATTTCCTGATCATTTACTGGCTTTTCCTTCGAAGGCAATGTCATATATTACTTATCTACAATGCTGAGAAACATTTTTCCCAGATGTCCTCCTTGAACTTATATGTCTTTTCTGTGAGAACTCTGTGTGGGGCAATCCTGTCTGGCTGACGGCTTGTTTGGTAGAACTGTAAGGAGGATGCCTCACGAAGCACATTTTCATTCTGTTTAAATGAACACACATTCAAGACgaaatgttattattaattttattgcacaTCAACATTGGACATAACCTTGCACATAAAACAATATCTTAAACCCTTGTATTTGCCTAATATTCAAGTGCACATACAGCGTATAAACTGTTTGACAAAGAGCGCCATAATAATTATCTTTTCAGAGTCTGAATTATATTGTACAATTTACAAATAATTCATGACAATGCCATCCAACAGAAATGCAATGGATTCAGATGACATTTATATCTCTGTATTTTTTAAGACACTGACTGGGTGCTTGGTAAGTTAGAACATCATATCTAAATAGCACAACCAACATTCTGTAAATTGGATATGAAATACTACCTCCAGTGTCAACCATTACCACTACAGCAAGAGAGTTTGCGCACGAACAGTAACATACacttttctgttgttttaatataaaacaaaaatgtataCTCATGATTAAATGCTATTACCCAGTCCAGAATGGCCAACTGTATTCGCATTTCATACGCGTCCGCCCGACTGAAATGAATGCGCTTGGGAGTGTAAATAAGCATCACCAAATGCAACGATTCAATCCAGTATGTATTACGACACtaggtcaaaaaaaaaaaaggtctctTAACAGCATCAGACATGAATGAATTTTGTTAACTATCCAGCCGAAAATGACTTCCCACCCCTTTCCCAACCATTGTCCCCCATTCCACCATAACCCCATCTCCATGATAATTCCAGCACAATAGGTATTTAGGtgtatttttcccttttttttttttgaattgcTGGCTTATCATAGTCAATGAAAATTTCTTGACAAGCCATAGGACAGATCCTGAAATTGCACTGAAACATTTCGGCATTACTGTAATAGAATATTACCAAAACATAATCCTCAGCATTTTTGAATACTGTGGTGCCTTCCACAGCTTTCCTGTATGCAGCAATAGCTCTCTCACTGACAAGTGGTTTTTTGCTGCAAACATAGCCAGCTTCTTTACAGCGAGAGTCTTGATGGCATTTGGTATGGTTTCCCGGTATAAGACATTTACTTTTAGTAATCTTGTTTATGTGTAAAAACATCCATTTTAAAGATCAATATTTTACACTTCCCTTGGAAGTAAATTGAGCTATGGTTGTCTAAAGTGAGATAGTACCTGGTAATGATCCACAATGTTGGTAATGTAGTTCCTCAGTACATCAGCATCGCCATTGCAATTTTTCATCGCATAGTAGATGTGTGTCTTTGTACATTTGACTGAAATAAGATGTTCCTTGAAATCTCATTGTAATGCAAGATCAAGCAATAGTGCACAATTTTTATGGTATATCTCATCCATTTTACCTTTGTCAGACAATTCTGCAAACCAACTTTTTTCTGCATCACGAACAAGACCACTAGCTACCTTTTTGATAGCTTTCTTCACACCTTTTCCACcttcacaacaaaaaaaaaataaagaaataaataacagGAAAAAAGTGAGATTGACAAGTGGGAATGACAAGGGGTCATTATGTGTTTCCTGCATAATAGGATTTTCATGTAATAACATACCATGCCAACTGTCGTAGGAGTTTTTTATCCCCTTAGTACTGAACCACTGTTTCAAGCCTGGCACATAGTCATGTGCCACTTCACCGACCTGGTGACCTGCATGTAGAAAGGCATGTGTACAACAGCAAATAAGTCACTTAAAAACATTATAAATTGGATATGGATAATATAATTTAAATTCACCAAGATTCTGCTTGCAAGTCATGCAGAAAGTGGTAAAACATGGCATAAGATCAGGAGACACTTAGAGTGCTATTCCGAGGACTATGGCCACAGGAATATATGGATTCAAACATCATTGAACATAACATTTATTCTCGACAATATTAGcaacaaagacaataacaatGCTTGCTACTACAAGTACTAGAAGTAACCAGGTGAACCCCTCCAGGATGGcgataaaaattttctttttgcctcACCAAGGGTTGCTAAAGAATCTATGACTTGTTTAGTCATGGGTATTTCTCGTGATGCCGCTGCACTCATGTCCTCTTTTGACCAGTCCAAACCGTATACAACTTTCTTGTTGCTGCAAATGTAAACAAGAAAACATATAGCTGTGCTTAGAAAGAACTGCGTAATTATTGTACAAAAGTACTGCAGTAATGAAATCTCTAATGTGACTCATTCACATCAAATGAGCTTACCTGTGTGATAATGCTGAAACTGTTGTATGTTGGGCTCCACGACTAGAATCGTGTCGTGCATCAGTTATGATGACCTATGTAGCAGTTATGCATTTAAATGAGATGGAGGATACAGACAAGTTTCTCATGTATCAGTGCTATCACAATGTTAAAATTCCATCCAAGCAATTTTCACAAATATctaacaaattttaaaacacattctaaaaaaaaacttgtactAACATCACCATTCAGAAAATACTGAGGATCTTGCTGCGCCTCTGTTCGAGCCTCTAGTAACTTCCTTTCATATACAGATTTTACTGCATCCCTGTGCCCCAAAGAGGAATGAACtaacaaagaaacaatgaaaaacaatctATGCGTACAGTCATTGCAAAAGTAATATACTCTCAAGTCCAAACAAAGTCTAGAAAACTAACTGACAAAACACACTAGCACTGCttcaatttacagataaatTACTATTCAATTATGATGTCACCTGGAGTGCAGTGGAGATGATAAAACACAATGATGGTTGCACAAATTTTGGGGTATTCGGGAAGCAGTGGACACACAAATACAAATACTGTTACCAGTGGAGATATACTGCTGTTCCACATGGCCAATGCGAGCTGCCTGGCAGGAATTTATGTACTCAGTCTCTGTAAGACCCGAACAAGTGAAACCATGAACCATCCTAAAAATGCAAGAAAGCTGATGAAAACTTGCAACATCAACCTGCACATTTTTTACCACTGAACCTCGAAAACAAAACACTTGAATAATTATAAAGAAAGACAGGTAATACACACCTCAAATTGACTGTAAATTTTCCAGCAACAGTGCTGCTCGAATACCATCTAAAATAATGACCAGCGATGCAAGAGATGCTCATTCGTGCAGTGTGTCCATGCTTTTTCACCGAAAAAGATTGCAAATCTAAATTAAACCCACACAATGGACAATTACCGTCGTAAGTAGCCATGGTTGCCACAAGGCGCTGTAAGGCGTCGTTCGATGCAATAAAATAATCTTCCATCGGTTTACTAGGCGTGTGAATGTCAGAACATCCAGTCGTGTTTTCCCCACTAGCCAAGATGTACGGAGGGAGAATATCTGTTTGAATGCCAACATCGCGTGAGCGGCACTTTTGTCCCATCAGTTCTTGACTCAAAGAAGAACACGAAGGGGTTTGCCTTCCCATTCCACTACTTTGCCCATACCCTTCAGAAACCTGCAACAATTTCTCAATCATACGAAGATTTCCCATCGGTGTCCGGCTTGTGATACCAAGGACACTTTTCACGTGCTGGAGTTGAGACTTTACGCGCTGCAAACGACCTTCACTTTCAGGTTCCACTTCCATCTGTATGCTATGTCGAATCCTCGAACGACCACTCATTACCTTGGCTTTCTTTGGAGTAAAATCGGACATGGCGGAACGAAAGACGCACGACGGAAAAGAAGTTTAATTCGTCAAAAAAGCACTTGCGTAGCCAGCAAAGTATTGCGATTCAGGGGGGAAGAGACAAACCGTACCTTCCGCAACCGTCGTCCGCCATGAATCGCAACCTTTCTGTTGTTCGGGCTTTCTTTGGACCCTTTTCGGATGAGAAGCTTAGAGCATGACACAAATGTAGAAAACCTCAACTTGCGAAACTGAAGACTCAAGGAGAGAAAGAGACGAGCGCGTGGAGCCTAGGCCGTGTACCGAAACCGCGCGATTGAAGGAACAGTTACGGGCgccaaattcaaatttctgagTACCAAAGATTTTCCATTTATTGTATCCAGAACAAAAAATATTTGCACTTGAAGTGATTTTTACTTTTATAAGCAGAATTGACAAATTTCCACGGAAAATGAAGAGCTCATACTTCATTACACCCTCTTGTTCAGTATCAGTGAGTTCCCTTCATCTTGCTCGCTTAGGCCGCCATATTGAATACTGTCGTGCAAACGGCATTTGCGTGACAACGAGAAGGAGGAGCTATCCCTTTTATAGGCAGTGTCCTCGTTTAAAGATGTTAGCAAAATCCAAGGGCAAAGTGTGAGGAGAAGGCAAACTCCAGTTACTGGaaggaagaagaaaattaatagCCCCATACACAGAAATCATGGTACAAGCGTTACTGCCAATTTGTCCAGGGGTAACAGTTGACTGTGAAAAAGAAAGGAGCTATTCAGTCAGATCTGGACTTATGTGTGTTTCCCTAATGATAGGTCCCTGTGAAAGAGAAGACATGCTTTGGTTACTGTTTGTTTGTGATTGTCTAGAACACCAAAGACATTGACAAAATAGCATACGCCCTTCTCTCATGCATGACTGAGAAGGGCAAAGTGGACACTTACTGGGTGTTGCCTGAGCAACAGGCCTCTGATGGCCTTGCTTAAGATGACCACAGGTGCTGCAGTGGGGAGGTCTTCTCTGAGTTGATGGGAGTGGTGTTGACACTACATTTACCCTAGCTGGGGACAAAGGCTGAGCAGGTGGAGATGCAACAGTAAGAGCCATTATCTGTAGTGTCAAGTTCTGAACAAATTGCGCAACATTTCCATCAACTGTGCTAGTCAGGGCCTTACCATTTTGCTGTTGACGAAAAGATTGGTTTGCTATATTAGCTAACGATTTAATAGCTTTTTCAATTCCTTTTCTACATATGGGGCAAACATCACAGATGAAATGAATGGCAGCATCCTTCAAAGATCTTCCAAGGAGTGTGTACAGAAATGGAGCAGCTAGAACTATCACATCTTCTTCCCTGATCTGGATACGGTTGGAACTGATATCCCAGTGGCAGGTAGTCGCTTTTAATTGGAGCATCTCCAAACAAAGCTGGAGCATACCACCAGGAAAGATCCTTTCTCTGCCCTGGCACCCGTGGAAGGGGATAGGCTGCTGCAGGCGAATTCGCAATTGACGTTAAAGTAGTAACAATGCTACTTGCAACCTTAGAAAACAAATTCACAAGTTCACAGCGGCTAAAAATATAGTTCATTGAAGGGGTAAAGGTAGAACGGAAGTTTGCCTGCCTTTCCCCTGATGCAGAAGGGAAAACAATTTCTGTTGAAGGTTATGAACACTGTCTGAAGGATTTGTTGATTTCCTTGCAAGGCTGTGGACAAAGTCAACAAAATACTCATCGATAACACCGAGAGAACctgcaaaaaaattataaatatctCTACACCCATTAGTCTGCCAGAAAAGAAGGTTACTCAGCCAAAACAGTGGGGCCTTGTTGAAATTTTTCGtgtgaaagcaaaaaaacatgATCCAAAGTCTAAATATTGAAAAGTAATAATCATCAAGTCGGTTcagtttaaacaaaatactgtaGCCTCAAAGAGTCAAAGGAATATAGTTATCTAGCAGATTAACGAAAATGCCATACTGAAGATCTTTGACCTGAGAAAAGACAGATTTAACTACGGTCCTAACTAATGTCCATCCACCATAAGTCAGCTCCAGGAAAAATTGAATATGCCACGGTTTTGGCTTGTCAGCCAGTTTCTTGCCTGGAAAAACAGATTCATAAATGAGATGCATAAATGGCATGTAACCCAAGACAATATCCTGATCAGCATTAAGGTCCACATGCAAGGGACCTAAAGGGGGTGACAGCAGGAACCCTGAGGAAAATTGCTTGCAGCTGTTGCTTGACTGACTTTCTGGTAAACTATATGCCTTGGAAAAGATTGGCCAGGCCAGTCAGCTGGCCTTAAAATAATAAACGTCGACAAATATTCCCTCATGTTAGTGTTTAAAACTATTTCTAAAGCATCCTCATAATTCTTCTTACTTTTTAAAGGTAACTTAACAAAATCAATTAAATAGACATCCTTAAAGGATAGTAAAGAACTAGTACTTTGATAGTCATGGGATTCCATTTGGTGCCTATCCATGACTggatcaaaagaaaaagaggtaaACTCTGGCATTGACGAGGCAAATGATGAAGTACAAATTTGACTAAAAAACTGAATAGAACATAACTTATTTACAAGAAGACCAGCATCAATGCCACAAGGGTTATGGATTAAATTTACTGAACTAAAAGGAATGGCAGTGTTATATTCTTAACTGATCaacacggcggccatgttgtaaACGTActttatttcacataaattacAACGCTTTAGTTTGATTGGCTAATCAAATTAAGTGCGGGAAGGCTATGGCATACATTATGTGACAAAGGAACTAAGAAAAACCAGCTAAATCGATGTCCCCACAACGTGATAATCAATGTCCCTAAATCATGCATCAAGCAGGATGAtcaacagtaacaacaacaatgtcaaaCAGTTTGTGATAGATGTTCAAACTCATAGAGTGACATAGTCTGCCATCCACGGTGGCTGTCTCCTCAAACGAGTAGACGCTCTAACAGGAGTTGTTTGCACCTCAGGGTCAGGTAGAGATGGCTGCTGTTGGGTTAGTCCTCAGTGCCGTAGCAGGGTTAAAATTATTGGGGGGGCCCACCACGAGCACCAAAGTCACGAAGTTTTAGGGAGTCCAGGGGAATGCTCCTCCGGGAAGTTTTTATATCGTGGGTCTCGGAAATAGCATTTCTGGCCGTCATTCACAGTAGTGTGAGAAATTATTAAACTACAACTTACTCATTATAGAGATGTTTGCGTTGAACGCGAGACCAAAGACACCTTTTGCGACAAATCATTTGTGGTAAAAGACCCAAACAACTGCTTTCTGTTCTCTTGTTCTCCAACAAACTGGTTTGCTGCAGCTACCAGGTCAATCGAATCAGTCCTGTCCCTGTGGACATGAAGCGTCATGAGATGGTTCAGCCTTGCGTCTCCAGTTGATGCACCCAAATATGTCTTGACGCGCTTTAAAGCAGAAAATGAACGTTCACTCGCGGCATTCGTTGCTGGCATAACCAACAGTAACTTTCCCAGCGTGCAAATTTCAGAAAGAAGTAATTTATGGGGTTCATCAATTGATTGAAAAAATGATATTAGGTCATCGACATTAAATCTTGAAGTGTCAAAAGCATTCGAGGCAGCCACTTGTGGGAGAAGTACTAGCTGGCCTTCAAGTTGATAGGGATTCAGGTCTTCACTATCCACCTTCAAAACTTCGGCCAGTTCAGCATCGTACGGTTGTTTAGCTGTGGCCTTTAAAAGAAGCTCTTGGAGATTCATGTACACTTTGAAGTCCTTCTGGTCAAATCGTGCTGTGATTGCAGTTGTTGCAAAATCGATGgcttcaaaataaatttgcttATAGTGGTCCTTGGCCGTTTGAGGGAAATAGTGCGTTTGTTGTTGTCCAAGCTCGAATCTGCTTGGGACTTTTCTCTTCCTTGGAGGCACGGGATCTTCGATGGACTCaatttctttgtcctttctCTGTTTGATGCGAGCCCAGAAGAGATCAAAAGACTCGTCGCTCCGATCTGTTTTCAAGGTTTTGACCACATCTACTGCAAACTTATTTCCCTGAGCAGCAGAAATTGAAGAACTCTGCAAAGTACGGCTCAAGTTGTCGGTTTGTCGCAAAATTTTCTCACCTAAGcaacaaccaaaataaaaactaaacttTGTCATCATACTTTTAACTCCATTGATTCTCGATTTCATTTCTGTGTCCTTTAAGACATCAAGGGACCAATCCCAAAGCTCCATGAGCTCATCATGGTTGTTGAGCACTGATGCTAATGCTTCGCCACGAACAGTCCATCGTGTTGGGCAAAACGTGTGAACTCCGCGAGACTCATTCGTGGTTTCTTCCCTTATTTGATCTAGTTTGGTGTTTCTTTTTGGTGACTTTTTTACCAACTTTCCAATTTCTCAAGTGCATCACTCATACATTTCACTGATTTTATGGCATCAGCAACGGCCAAGTTCAAGGCATGGCCATAACAGTGTGTATACAGGCACTTTCCATTGACGGATTTAATCTGCGTTGCCACACCAGTTTTCTCCCCTGCCATTGTTGCAGCACCATCATAGCACTGACCACGAGCATTCTGAATATCGAGATTCATTTGTTGCAGGGCCTCTCTCAGTGTTTCTACGATCTGATCAGCAGTGGTTCTGGGCAAGGGCCACATTCCAATAAAGTCTTCATGAATTACAAACTTGTCGTCAACCCAACGAATGCATACAACAAGTTGCTCCTTGATAGACACATCAGCTGTCTCATCTGCCATTATCGTAAAAAACTTAGCATTCTGAATGTTTTCTGATATTTCCCGCAGCACACCTAGAGCAAGAACTTCGAGCATCTCATTCTGAACCATAGGGGATGTGTATTTCTCAGTTCTACGACTAAGCCACTCACTTATTTCTGGGTTTTCTTCAGATCGCAGTTTCAGTAGTTGATAAAAGTTTGAGTTAATCTCACTCGCACTGTCAGTGTCCCAATTTCCCCGTAGTGGCAGGGCCTGACGAGCTAAAAAACGGACGTTGGAAAGAATCGTGAGTAGGATTtttctgtttattgccttttcctttgCGTGCTTCTCAGACAACAACTCTCCGACATCCCCGGTGGTTGTAGCTGGGGCTGTAATGACTCTGGCTACTGCTTCCTTATGAGATTCAGAGAGTGCGTGTTTTTGAAACCCTTTCTTTTTGTCcattgcatttttccagttGCTATACCCAATCCGAGTGAACTGTGGGTCT
Coding sequences:
- the LOC136889460 gene encoding uncharacterized protein, which gives rise to MSAAASREIPMTKQVIDSLATLGHQVGEVAHDYVPGLKQWFSTKGIKNSYDSWHGGKGVKKAIKKVASGLVRDAEKSWFAELSDKVKCTKTHIYYAMKNCNGDADVLRNYITNIVDHYQVLSHFRQPYLKWMFLHINKITKSKCLIPGNHTKCHQDSRCKEAGYVCSKKPLVSERAIAAYRKAVEGTTVFKNAEDYVLCRNTYWIESLHLVMLIYTPKRIHFSRADAYEMRIQLAILDWNENVLREASSLQFYQTSRQPDRIAPHRVLTEKTYKFKEDIWEKCFSAL
- the LOC136889643 gene encoding zinc finger MYM-type protein 1-like, producing the protein MMTKFSFYFGCCLGEKILRQTDNLSRTLQSSSISAAQGNKFAVDVVKTLKTDRSDESFDLFWARIKQRKDKEIESIEDPVPPRKRKVPSRFELGQQQTHYFPQTAKDHYKQIYFEAIDFATTAITARFDQKDFKVYMNLQELLLKATAKQPYDAELAEVLKVDSEDLNPYQLEGQLVLLPQVAASNAFDTSRFNVDDLISFFQSIDEPHKLLLSEICTLGKLLLVMPATNAASERSFSALKRVKTYLGASTGDARLNHLMTLHVHRDRTDSIDLVAAANQFVGEQENRKQLFGSFTTNDLSQKVSLVSRSTQTSL
- the LOC136889461 gene encoding zinc finger MYM-type protein 1-like, with product MASRKNNQETSKQSTLLRWVRPDREPSKTENHGEQAVLEETSQESDEQAAGTSNSSNLNINTTPQGPELPPTPDLPSVSKGPDQPKNFKFPQRTFGNTKKRSFQPVWFEQRPWLHYVEKTDMVLCFTCVKAIQNNMLSSTKADPQFTRIGYSNWKNAMDKKKGFQKHALSESHKEAVARVITAPATTTGDVGELLSEKHAKEKAINRKILLTILSNVRFLARQALPLRGNWDTDSASEINSNFYQLLKLRSEENPEISEWLSRRTEKYTSPMVQNEMLEVLALGVLREISENIQNAKFFTIMADETADVSIKEQLVVCIRWVDDKFVIHEDFIGMWPLPRTTADQIVETLREALQQMNLDIQNARGQCYDGAATMAGEKTGVATQIKSVNGKCLYTHCYGHALNLAVADAIKSVKCMSDALEKLESW